In Deltaproteobacteria bacterium, the DNA window AAGGATGCTCACCGACGCGCCGACGACGGTCGAGGTGGTCGCCGCGCCCACCCCCGCCGAGGTCGGCGCGGCGGTGAAGCCGCGGTAGGTCGCGATCAGCCCGACCAGGACGCCGAAGATGAGCGCCTTCAGCAGACCCCCAACGACGTCGTCGCGGAAGTCGACCGCCGATTGGAGGCTCGACATGTAGGCGCCAGGGTCGACGCCCATGAGGCCGACCCCCACCAGGTACCCCCCGAAGAGGCCGAACACGATGAACAGGGCGGCGAGAAGCGGCATGACGAAGACCATGGCGAGCGCCCGCGGCGTGACGACCAGGTCGACCGGATCGACCGACATCATGCGGAGCGCGTCGAGCTGCTCGGTGGCGACCATGGTGCCGATCTCGGCCGTGGTGGCGGACCCCGCGCGCCCGGTCGCGAGGAGCGCGGTCAGGACCGGCCCGAGCTCGCGGATCAGGCTGAGGCCGACCACCGCCCCGAGCGACTGCTCCGCCCCGAAGCGCACGAGCGTGTTGTACCCCTGGAGGCTGAGCACCATGCCGACCGCCAGGCCGCATACCGAGATGATGATCAGCGACAGCACGCCGAGCTTGAAGACCTCCTGCACGAAGCGCCGGACACGCAGCGGCGGGGCGAGGGCGGCG includes these proteins:
- a CDS encoding ABC transporter permease produces the protein MVTPVEDLGWSATRFVVDLGRLALFGFQVVRAALAPPLRVRRFVQEVFKLGVLSLIIISVCGLAVGMVLSLQGYNTLVRFGAEQSLGAVVGLSLIRELGPVLTALLATGRAGSATTAEIGTMVATEQLDALRMMSVDPVDLVVTPRALAMVFVMPLLAALFIVFGLFGGYLVGVGLMGVDPGAYMSSLQSAVDFRDDVVGGLLKALIFGVLVGLIATYRGFTAAPTSAGVGAATTSTVVGASVSILIFDYVITALWGA